The Candidatus Alcyoniella australis genome segment CACGATCACCACGACCGTCAGCACGGCCAAGACGAAGACCACAATCTTGTGTCGGCTGCTGCGCAACGCCGTGGTCAGCAGACGCGCCTCACCCATGTATCGTGTGAGCTTGAATACGCGGAAAACGCGCAACAGCCGGATCACGCGAATCACCAACAGCGCCTGGGTGCCGGCAGCCAGCAGGCTCAAGTAGGTCGGCAGCACGGCCAACAGGTCGATCACTCCCAGGAAGCTTCGGGCGTAGCGCATCGGCCGCCTGGTGCTGTAAAGGCGGAACAAGTATTCAATCGTGAACAGCAGCGTGAAGCACCACTCGGCTGCCAGCAGCCAGGGCCCGTACTCGCCGCGGATCGCTCCGACGCTTTCGAGCATCACCGCCAGCACCGAGAGTAGAATCATTACCAGCAGCGCGGCGTCGAAAGCCTTGCCCGCAGGTGTGTCGGCCTCGAAGATCACCACGTACAGCGCATCCCGCAACAGCGAACCGGGACGCTGCCCGCGCGTGGAACGCGGCGGGTCCGATGGGGCCTGCGGCCGGGGACGTTTTTTATCGGAACTCATTAGGTTTCTTTTATCACACATTCTGCGCGGCTTGGAGCCCACGACGCGCGTCGGAAATAATCTACGCCTAATGATCGCTCGGCTTGCTATGACGCAGCATGTCATGATAATTTCATCGGCTCGAATGAATCTTAACTACTGTAACCGAGAGCGGAAGGCGACGTGAAGAAGGGCCGAATCGAAATACGTACCGAATTGTGCAAGGCCTGCGAGCTGTGCATCGAGGTCTGCCGCCACAACGGACTGCGGCGCAGCAAGACGCTCAACCGCATCGGCTACGTGCCGATGGAACCCAACCCGGACGGCAATTGCAACGGCTGTGCACTGTGCGCAATCCGCTGCCCCGAGGCGGCGATCGAGGTCTGGCGCGATGAGTGAGCGCGTGCTGTTCTCTGGCAACCATGCCATCGCCGAGGCCGCGATCCTCTCGGGATGCACGGCCTATTTCGGCTATCCGATCACGCCGCAGAACGCCCTGCCCGAGTACATGGCGGCCAACCTCCGCCGCCGCAACAACGGCGTGTTCATCCAGGCCGAGAGCGAACTGGCGGCGATCAACATGGTGATCGGCGCATCGGCCGCGGGCGCAAGGGTGATGACCAGCTCGTCGAGTCCCGGGATCTCGCTCAAGCAGGAGGGGATCAGCTTCCTGGCCGGGATGGAGCTGCCCGCGGTGATCGTCAATATGAACCGCGGCGGCCCTGGGCTGGGCAACATCGCGCCGGCACAATCTGACTACTTCCAGTCCACGCGCGGCGGCGGCCACGGCGACTACCGCGTGATCGTGCTCGCGCCGGGTTCGGTGCAAGAGCTGATCGACGCCACGCGCCGCGCCTTCGAGCTGGCCGACCGCTACCGCACGCCGGTGCTGATCCTCGGCGACGGGATGATCGGCCAACTGATGGAGCCGGTGGTGCTGCCCGAGCCGATCGACCCGGCCCAGATACCAGAGCGCAGCTACACTCTAAGCGGGGCCTCCGGACGTCCGAAGCGGCTGATCAAGTCGCTGATCCTCGACACGGCCAAGATGGAAGAGCACAACTGGAAGCTCTTTCGCAAGTACGAGATGATCTCGGCCGAGATTGCCGACGCCGAGACCGAGTTCGTCGAGGGAGCCAAGCTGCTGGTGGTCGCCTTCGGTACCGCGGCGCGCATCGCCAAGGGCGCGGTCAAGCGCGCGCGCGCCGAGGGGATGGACGTCGGTCTGATCCGCCCGCTCACGCTCTGGCCGTTCCCAAAAAAAGCGCTTGCCAAGGCCAGCCGCAGCTGCTCGAACTTCTGCGTGTTTGAGATGAACACCGGCCAGATGGTCGAGGACGTCAGGCTCTCAGTACAGGAGGGAACCAACGTTGTCTTCTCCGGCCGACCCGGCGGCGTTGTGCCGACCCCGATCGAGCTCTACCGGGCCATCGCCCGTATCCACCATCGGGTGAAGAAGGGGGCCGCGGTCTGATGAGCAAGGTCTTCTCCCGTCCTGAATCGCTGCTCGATACACCGCTACACTATTGCCCGGGATGCGGCCACAGCATCATCCACCGGTTGATAGCCGAGGTGATCGACGAGCTGCAAATCCGCGAACGCGCGATCCTCGTGCCTCCGGCCGGCTGCGCTGTGCTTGCCTATAACTACCTCGACGTCGACGCCATCGAGGCCGCCCACGGCCGCGCCTCAGCCGTGGCCACGGGGCTCAAGCGCTTGCGTCCCGACTGCGTGGTCTTCACCTATCAGGGTGACGGCGACCTGGCCGCCATCGGCATCGCCGAGTCGATCCACGCTGCCAACCGTAGCGAAAAAATTACCGTAATTTACGTCAACAATGCGGTCTACGGCATGACCGGCGGACAGATGGCTCCGACCACGATGATCGGCCAAAAAACCACCACCACGCCGTTCGGCCGTGACGTTGACCAAGCGGGCTACCCGATCCTGATCTGCGAAATGCTCTCACAGCTTCCCGGAGCGACATACCTTGAGCGCACCAGCGTGCATGACGCCAAACATATTCTGCGCACGCGCAAGGCGATCAAGCGCGCCTTCGAGGTTCAGCTCGCGGGGCAGGGATTCTCGTTGGTCGAGGTGCTCTCGCCCTGTCCGACCAACTGGCACCTCACGCCTGCGGAAGCCCACCGGCACGTGCCCGAACAGATGGTCAAGACCTTCCGCCTGGGCGTGTTCCGCGAGCCCGGCGACGGGAGGGTCTCGTGCTGATCAAATCAATCTTCTCCGGTTTCGGCGGCCAGGGCGTGCTGTTTATGGGCTACTGTCTGGCCAACTCGGCCATGGACCAGGGTCTGCACACCACCTACCTGCCCAGCTACGGTGCTGAGGTGCGCGGCGGCACTGCCAACTGCACTGTGGCGGTCTCAGACCAGGAGATCGCCAGCCCCGTGGCCAGCGAGCCGGATTTCGTCGTGGCGATGAACAACCCCTCGCTGCTCCGTTTCCAAAACCACCTGATAACCGACGGCACGCTGTTTCTCAACCAGGACCTGGTCGACATCGAGCCGACGCGTGACGACGTCAAAATCGTGCGCGTGCCCGCAGTGACCATCGCCACACAATTGGGCAACCAGCGCGGAATGAACCTGGTGATGTTCGGCGCGATGATCAAGCACACCGGCCTGGTCGAGTACGAGGTCGCCGAACGCGTTGTCTCCCGCCTGTTCAGGGAGAAGAACGAGAAGCTAGTAGAGCCCAACATCGAAGCGTTACGCGCCGGCCGCAACTACGACGACTGAGGAGGAACCGATGAGGCCGCACCAGATCAAACTGCGCATGCCCGACAAGCCGGGCCATATCTCCAAGGTCAGCGAGCTGCTCGGCGTCAACGGAATCAGCATTAAAGCCATCGCCGAGAACAACGAGGGCGACCAGGGGGTACTGACGATCGTGGTCGACGACCACCAGCGCGGCGTGATGGTGTTGCGCGGCCACGGCTACGAGGTCGAAGAGTCGCCGGTGATCGCAGCCTACGCCCCGGATCATCCCGGCGGGCTCAACGCGCTGTTCAAGCCGCTGAGGGAGGCCGGAGTCAACATCGAGCGGCTCTACCTGTCGGTGGCGCGCAAAAGCACCAACCAGCTGATCATCATCCAGGTCGACGACTGCGAAAAGGGAACCGCCGCGCTACGGGCCAACTACGTCGAGGTCATCGAGGGACGGATTACCTTCTAGCAGCAGGGTGTAAAACCAACGAATGGAAACAAAAGGCCCGGGGAACCCCCCGGGCCTTTTTTATTATTCGTAACAACAAACTCAGAGCGGCTTAAAATACTTGATGTCAAGAATCGATCCCTCGCGCTGGTCGGCGAACTGCGCCTCAACGCGCATGCCGCGAACCACCTGCTCCGGGTCGACCTCGCACAGCAGGTGCGTCAGCGGCGTGTCCGCGCCGTCGAGCTTGATCAGCGCCAATACGTAGGGCGGCTCGAGCGGTTGGTACGGCTCGGCGTAGTTGATCACCGTAAAGTCGGTCACCTCGCCCTGCGATCCGATCTCAACCCAGGCCTCACTCAGGTCGCTCATGCAGCGCTCGCAGGTCTTACGCGGCGGGATGAACACCTTGTCGCAACGCTCGCAACGCTGACCGAGGATCTTCTGCTCATCGCGCAGCGCGATCAGGAACTTGCTGCCGATCTCGCCCGCAAAGTACTGGTAGGGCAAAGCGAGCTTGCCATCGACAACGAACGCGTCTTTGTACTTGTCGTCCATCGCGGCCTCCTTACTCGTTCTCGATGATCTTGAAGTGTTTAATGTCGGTCACCGAGCCGCTACGTTGCTCGTTGAAGATCGCACGCACGCGCATACCGCGCTTGATCTTCTTCGGGTCGGTTTCGTCGAGCAGGTGCCACAGCGTATCCTTGCCCTCCACGCCGTCGAGCAGCACGTTGACCGTGGTGTAGGGTGCCTGACGCGCCTCGCCGGTCAGCGGATCGGGGCTGGCGTAGTAGACCAAGTCGTAGCTCTGGATCACGCCCTCGGGGCCGACCTCGACGAACTCTACGGCCTCCACTCGGCAGATCGCGCAGACCTCCCGCGGCGGCAGCTGGAAGCGTCCGCACTTGGGGCAGCGGTTGGCCATGATCCGCTTGTTGTCGCGCAACTCTTTGAGGAAACGTCCCATCACCGGGCCGGTGCTGAAACGCTGGGGGATCTCGAGGATCATCCGTTTGACGATCAGGTTCTGTTGTACGTTCGACTCAGCCATGATCACGCCTCCTTGAGCTGGGGCGGGTTCTTGGAAAGCAGCATCAGCACGGTCCACAGCGTACCGCCGAAGCCCGAGGCCAGCGCCAAGTTGACCGGTTTGGGAACCTGATGATCGCCCGCCATGCCACGAATCTGCATTGCGGCCTCGGCCGCACGCAGCATTGCCGTTGCACCGATCGGGTTGGTTGCTACCACGCCCCCTGAGGGGTTGATCGGCAACTTACCGTCGATGTCGATCTCGTCGTTCTCGACCATCTTGAGGTGTTCATCTCCCTCGAGTAGCAGGAACTCCCGCATCCAGTCCAGCCCCCACCAGCTCGATGGATCGTACATCTCGAACACGTCGATCTGCTCCACCGGGTTGGTGATGCCGTTGCGCCCGAACAGTTTTTCCGCCGCGTAGCGCATGGTCGTTGCCTCTTCGACGTTGCCGAACAGGTTGAAGGTCTCCTCGCGATGCACGGTAATATGGTCGACCATCCAGGCCGGATTGTCGCAACGTGCCTTGGTGATCTCCTCATTGGCGAAGATCATCGCGCAAGCGCCGTCGGACTGCGAACACATGTGTACGATGCGCAGCTCGCCGACCAGCGGCGGAACGTTCTCGACCATCGCCGGGATCATCTCCTCGGAGAAGTTAAAGCGCCGATGCGCATTGGGGTTGCGCATCGCATGCTTGTCCATGATCACCCGGTGCTTCATCGCCGCGTTCTTGGCGCGTTCCTCGCCGAACTCCTCGATCACCGCGTCGGCGGTCATGCCGGTCAGCGCTCCGGTCTGCAGCTCGCGGCCCCACAGCGGATCGGCCATGTTGGTGATCCCGCCGGTGGTGTGCCCTTCCTGCAGCTTTTCAAAACCGATGGCCAGCACTACGTCGTGCAGTCCACTGGCCACCAGGTTGTCTGCGGCACAGACCAGCGTGGCGCCGGTGGTGCCGCCGGTGGTCAGCCGCAGCAGCGGCTTGCCGTAGGAGCCGTCGCCGATCACGTGCCACATGTCCGGCTGGAACACCATCTCGAACAGTTCCATGTTGCCGTGCACGATGCAGTCGACATCGTCGATAGTCATGCCGGCGTCATCCAGGGCCTGTCGCACCGCCTCGTGGATCATCTCCGGCTGGTTGACGTCCTCGCGGTGGCTCGAATGCTTGGTCTGGCCGATGCCGATGATTCCAACGTTTCTGTTTCTAGCCATTTGCCACCCCCTATCCTTCCAGGACCACGACGGTCTGCATTTGTCCGGCTGGCCCGGTGATGCCATGGGCCACGGCGCGTTTGGCGTCGGCCACCTGGCGCTGACCGGCTTCGCCGCGCAGTTGCAGCGTGCATTCAGCCACGCGCGCCAGTCCGCCGAGGATCATCGGCTGCCCCGCGAGCAGTCCGCCGGAGAGGTTGACATTGAGCGCATCGGGGCCTCCGGCCGCGAGCCAGGCCGCTGCGCCCTGCGGGCACAGACCCAGACCCTCGGCCCACTGCGGCAGCATGTAGGCGTGGCGGTCGGAAATCTCAAACAGATCGACCTGGCTTAGCGGGTCGGACACTCCGGCCATCGAATATGCTTTTTGTGCTGCCTTGCCCAGCTGGAAGCAGCCGACCAGATCGCGCTCCCCAAGGAAGAAGCTGTCCATGCAGTTGCCCACACCGCTTATCCAGACCGGCTTGTCCGTGATCTCGGGAACGCGCTCTTCGGCAGCGATGATCAGGCCGATCGCCCCATCACTTACCGGGTAGGTCATCAGCTCGCGGATCGGGTCGGCGAGCATCGGCGATTGGAGCACCTGCTCGACGTTGACCTCGGGCAGGTCCTTGATCGACGGGTTGAGCTGCGCGTTCTTGCGCGAGCGCACCACAAGTTGGGCCAACTGCTCGGCGCTGACGCCCGAGGCGTCCATGTAGGCCCGCGCCTGGATTCCCTCGGCCGCCAGATGGTCGAGCCCCACAGGCCGGGTGAAGAACGGATCGAAAACCAGGTGCGTCACCATGTTGCGGCTCTTGGCCTGGCTCTCCTTGCAGTGCCCGACCACCATTACTAGGTCCTGGTGTCCGGAAAGCACCGATGCCAGAGCGTAGTAGACCGCCTGGGCGCCGTCTTGCGAGACTTTCTCCTCGCAACGGTAGTGCGCGCCGATCACGTCGGTCATCGCATTATCGGAGATCGTACGTGCGTCGAAAATATCATCCGAGGTAGTGACAACTTGGCCGATGCCGCGCTCCTCGGAGAAGTCCAGGCCCGTGGAGTCGATCATCGGTTTGACCACCTCCCAGGCCATGCCCTGCATTCGTTGGTACCATTTGTCGCGCTCGAAGCTCGTTTGAGCGACTGCGACAATTGCAGCTCGTCTAGCCATGTTCGGTTCCTCCTGCTCTGTTAATCTTCTAGGGCTGATAGGGATTGAACAGTTTGGTCAGGCCCATCAGCAGGCTCAGATCGCCCTCGGCCTTGATCTTGCCCGCGCCGAACGCGGTCATGCCATCGAGAGTGCCCAATGTCAGACCGATCCAATCGCGTGCGGCGATCATCACCCGGACGTCGACCTCGCCGATCCCTTCGCTTACTTTGCAGACGCTGTCGATCACGCTGACCGTCCAACTGCCGCCGCCCTCGCCCGTGATCTCGTAGCCCACGCGGCCGTTAAAATCGCCGGCGCGCTCGGAGTTGAAACGTTGCTCCATCGTGCCGAAGATGTCCGCCACCTCGACCTGTGGCTGCTCGAGCTGGGGCACACCATCCACGGCCCAGCGCTTAAGATCTTTTTTAAGCACCTTGCCGATCGGATTGCGCGGGAAATCACGTTCGAGGAACTCGACATAGCGCGGCACCTTGAACTCCGCCAGATGCTGGGCGCACCAATCGCGGATCTCTTCTTCGGAGGCCTGCTTGCCGTCGCGCAGCACTACGAACGCCTTGACCTCCTCGCCCATGTCGGTGTCGGGCACGCCCACGCAAGCCGCCTCGAGCACCTTGGGATTGGCGGCGATCGCGTTGTCGATCTCTTTGGGGTAGATGTTCTCACCGCCGCGGATCACCATCTCCTTGATCCGATCGACGATAAAGATGTAGCCGTCTTTATCGCGATAGCCCACATCGCCGGTGTGCAGGCACCCCTCGGCGTCGATCGCCTCGGCGGTTTCCTCGGGGCGGTTGTAATAGCTGAGCATCACCGCATTGCCGCGGATCAATATCTCGCCGGGCTCACCTACGGGCTGCTCCTTGTTATTCTCGTCGACGATCCGCACCTCCTGGCCCGAGATCGGCAGGCCGATCGAGCCGACCTTGCGTATACCGTCGCGCGGATTGAGCGTGCTGACGCAAGTCGCCTCGGTCAGGCCGTAGCCCTCGACGATCGGAATGCCGAAGGTGCGTTCGAAGTCGTTGAAAGTCTGCACCGGCATCGGCGCCGCGCCGCAGATGCCGAACATCAGCGAGCTGGTATCGAACTTGGCACGGTCTGGATCCTTGAGCAGGATCGAGTAGACCGCCGGCACGGCGGAGAAAAAGTTGACCTTGTACTGCTCGACCGTCGGCCAGAAATCTTTGGCCGAGAACTTGGTGCGCAGTATAACCGCGTGCCCCTTCTGCATGCTCGAGACGCAGGAGAGCATCGCGTTGACGTGAAACAGCGGCAGGAAAATCATTACCCGGCACAGCTCGGGCACATTGAGGATATCCTGCACGCCCTCCAAGTCGGCGATCACGTTACGGTGCGAAAGCAACACACCCTTGGGCTGCCCGGTTGTGCCCGAGGTGTAGAAGATGTAGGCCGGATCGCTGTCGAGCACCAGCTCGGCAATCCGCTCGGAGGGCGAGTCCTCGATCAGCGACTCGAAGGACACATGGTCCGAGCGCGTAGGGCCGTCTATTTCGATCACGGTCTGCAGGTGTGGGCAGTGGACGCGAATCTTGTCGAGGGTCTCAAGGTAGTGCGGCCCGATGATCAGCGCGCTGCCCTTAGAGTCGTTGAGCAGGTAGCGTATCTCCTCGGCCTTCCACCAGCCGTTGATCGGCCCGGCCACCGCGCCCAGATGCTGGATCGCGAAGTAGCTCAGCAGGGTCTCGGGCGAGTTCTCGACCAGGATATGCACGAAATCGCCCTTGCCGATACCGAGCTTTCGCAGGCCGTGGGCCAGGCGATAAACTTTGTCGGCGAACTGGGCGTACGACAACTCCTGGCCGTAGAAAAACAGGTATGGTTTGTCAGCGTATTGGGCGGTCTTTTCAGCGAAATAATCGAGCAGGCTCATGGTCTTCCTCCGATCTTCACTTGAACGGGCGTAGGCATTGGGCGGCGATCTCCATGCGATGCAGCTCATTGGTTCCGCCGCTGATCTCACCGGGTTTGGCATCGCGGTACAGTCGTTCGACAACAGACGTAGTCAGGCAGCCGTATCCGCCGTGGACCTGCACCGCCCAAGAGCCGACCTTGGAGGCGGCCTCGCTACAGAAAACCTTGGCGCATCCGGCCACGGTAGTTGCGTCGGGGGCGTTGCTGTCGATCAACCATGCGGCGTTGCGCGTGATCAGCCCTCCGGCGTCGATCAGCATTTTCATGTCCGAGAGCTTGAAGCCCACCTCTTGGAAACGGTGGATCGGCTTGCCGAACGCCTTGCGTTCGCGCGAGTAGGTCACCGCCGCCTCGAAGCCCGCGCGGCACAGCCCGACCGCAGTAGCAGCGCGGAGCGCCAGTGCCGGCAGCAGCAGCTCATCGCGCTGAGACATCCCACTGTCGGGCTCGCCCAAGAGCACAGCCTCGCAGCCGTCTAGCCGGAGCTCGCACATTAACGCCCCTCGGCAGCCCAGCATGTCTAAAGTAGGTCCGGCCTTGAGTCCCGGCACCCCGCTCTCGACTAAAAACATGCCGAATTGCTCGTCGCCGGTTTTAGCCAGCACCAGCGCGACATCGGCCAGCGGGCCGTTGGTGACCATTGTCTTCACGCCGCGCAGGTTCCAGCTTTGGCCCTCGAGAGTTGCCCGGGTCTCAATCGCGGCGACATCCGAGCCGCAGCCGGGCTCGGTCACGGCAAAGGCGCCGATCAGCTTGCCTTGGCGTAGGCCGGGTAGCAGCCGCTGCTTGGCGTCGTCCGCGGCAAAGCGCCCGATGCCCTTGGCGCAGAGAATTGTGGCCAGGGCGCTGCTCGCCGTGGATTGGCAGGCCTGGCCCAGCAGCTCGGTATAAACCACTATCTCGGTCAGCGGCGCACCGCCGCCGTCCGGCGCAGGGATCTGCATCTCGAAATAGCCGAACTCGCCTAGGGCGGCGACGTTTTCGCGCAACAGTCGTTCGCGCTCGCTCTGGGAGCCCTTGTCCAGGCCATCGGCATTGGGTGCGATGCGCTCGGCACAGAACTTCTCGAATTTGCCAAAAGCGGCCTTCTGGTCGTCGGTATAGTCGTAATTCATCAGCGCTCTCCCTGGACGAAGCGCGAGATGATCATCCGCTGGACCTCGCTGGTGCCGCCGCCGATCGAGGTCAGCTTGGCGTCGCGGAAGTAGCGTTCGACCGGGTACTCGTGCATTAATCCGTACCCACCGAAGATCTGCACCGCGTCTGACGCCGCGAGCATCGATTGCTCTCCCATGTAGAGCTTGGACACGGCTGCGTCGAGATGGTTCATCGGACGGCCCTGATCCTTATTCCAGGCCACGCGATAGACCAGCAGCTTGCCGACTTCGTAGAAAATCCGCAGGTCGGCCAGTTTGTGCTGCACCGCCTGAAACTGGGCGATGGGACGGCCGAACTGTTTACGTTCACAGGCGTACTGCGCGGCCAGGTCGAGAATCCGCCGCGTGCCGCCGATTCCCGGCGCGAGCAGCGCTGAGCGGTCCCACTCCAGCGCGCCCAGGGCCACGAGAAATCCGGCGCCGATCTGTCCCAGCACGTTCTCCTCGGGCACCAGCGCGTCCTCGAAAATCAGCTCCGATGTCGTGCTGGCGCGCACGCCGAGCTTGTGCAGCACCTTGCCCACCTTGAATCCCGGCGTATCCTTCTCCACGAAAAAGGCGGTGATCCCCATCGGCCCGGCGTCTTTGTCAGTCACGGCGAAGACCACCACAACGTCGGCCAGCGGGCCGTTTGTGATGAACATCTTGGTGCCGTTGAGCACCCAGCCCCCGTCGCGCTTCTCGGCGCGGGTACGAATCGAGACCGCGTCCGACCCGGCATCGGGCTCGGTCAGGCCCATGGCGCCGATCCACTCGCCGGTGGCCAACTTGGGCAGGTAGCGCTGCTTCTGCTCCTCGGTGCCGTGCTTCATAATCGTGTCGCCGCACAGAAAAGAGTGTGCGCCGTAGGCCAGCATCAGGCCGCCGTCCGCACCCCCCTCGGCCAGCGCCTCACCGGCCAGGCAAGCGGTGACCACGTCGGCGTTCGAACCGCCGTATTCCTCGGGAAAATGCAGACCGAGAATGCCGAACTCTCCGAGCTTGCGCCAGGCCTCGGCGCACCACTCGCTCTTGAGGTCCGATTCCTCGGCCAGCGGTTCGATCTCTTTGGATGCGAACTTGAGCACCTGCTCGCGGAAGGCGAGCTGTTCAGGGGTAAACGAAAACTCCATCGACACCTCCGTTAACGAATGCGCTGTTGGTACTGCACCGCATCTGCGCGGGCAGTCGCGCCGCCATCAACTGAAACAAGGCTTGGCTTCCCCTCGTTTGATCGCGCGGATTATCTCGTCGCGATCACGCACGCAGTCGATCTCGACCCAGGCCCTGCCGCAGCCGAACGAGGTGTGGCTGTCGTCTGAGGCGACCTTGGGGTAGGGGATTTCGGAGGTGTCGTATTCCGGGGTGTAGAACCCCTTGGCCGAGACCTCGACTGCGTCGAGTGGATACTTGTGCGACACCGCCTCGATGATCTCGATCAACTGCTTGAGGCTGTAGTCGTACTCTCCCGGGTGATTGAAGATGTGCAGCTGCTCGTGCTCGCCGAAGATCTGCGAGACGTGAACATAGCCGCGCTCGAAAATCGTCAGTTCGATCCCGGCGAACACCAGCAGGCCGTTGTTCGAGGTTGGGACGTTCTCGCGCCAGTCGGGCCGCAGCAGATAATCGTGGTCAGTGATCGCCAGGAAGTCGAACCCCAGTTCGGTGTAGCGCTTAACGACCTGCTCGGGGCTGAGCTCTCCGTCGGACAGTGTGCTGTGGTTGTGTAGCGCTCCGCGCAGCCGGGGCATCTCAGCCTTCCTTGGGCAATGCGCTGCCCAGGCCATCGAGGATGAAGGCCAACGCCTCCTGCTCGACCTTGCGCAAATCCTTGGAGCCGATCTGCCAAATATAGTAGTGGTAGGCCATGCGCTCGAGCATTCCCAGAATGCTCACCGCGACCACCTCGGCCTGGCGCCGCGCGCGGCGCCCGCCGCTGCCGCTGACCCGCAGCAGCGCGTTGGCGATGTCGTGGATCAGCAGCTCGAATACGCGCATGCGCTGCTGTTCGATCTCCGGGCTGAGCCCCACGGATTCGCGCAGCACCAAAATCAGCATCTCGCGCCGGTCGTTGCAGAACTCGCGAAAGAACGCCCGGCCGCTACGCTCGAAGCTGTCCAGCGGCCCGCGGCCGCGGGCGAAGGCCCGGCCGAGGATCTGGCGCAGCCGAGCGATGGCGTCGTCGAGCAGCGCCAGCAGCAGCTCGTCCTTGTTCTCGAAGTACAGATAGAAGGTGCCGACCGAAATCCCCGCGGACTCGGCGATGTCGGCGATGGCCGCTCCGGAGACCCCACGCTCGGCAAAGAGCACCAGCGCGGCGTCCATGATCTGTCCACGGCGCTGGTCCTTGAGCCTGCGGAACTTGACGTTTCCGCGGTTGTCACGCTTTTCGGCAACGTTTGACATAAATGAAAGTGAATTTAGCTTCAGTTATTTCCGGCAGACAATTTTCTACACCGAACGCCGATCGCAGTCAAGGCCGGTCCGCAAGCCGCCGAAATTATTGCGAGGGGATTCGCTCGATCCGTCCGGCGATCAGCCGTTGGCCCTCGGGG includes the following:
- a CDS encoding ion transporter — protein: MSSDKKRPRPQAPSDPPRSTRGQRPGSLLRDALYVVIFEADTPAGKAFDAALLVMILLSVLAVMLESVGAIRGEYGPWLLAAEWCFTLLFTIEYLFRLYSTRRPMRYARSFLGVIDLLAVLPTYLSLLAAGTQALLVIRVIRLLRVFRVFKLTRYMGEARLLTTALRSSRHKIVVFVLAVLTVVVIVGSLMYLIEGPARGFTSIPRSVYWAIVTMTTVGYGDIAPRTVPGQTLAALVMILGYGIIAVPTGIFSVELFNARRSGRTCTECGLDSHDIDARFCKRCGHKLDKSPS
- a CDS encoding 4Fe-4S binding protein, coding for MKKGRIEIRTELCKACELCIEVCRHNGLRRSKTLNRIGYVPMEPNPDGNCNGCALCAIRCPEAAIEVWRDE
- the vorB gene encoding 3-methyl-2-oxobutanoate dehydrogenase subunit VorB: MSERVLFSGNHAIAEAAILSGCTAYFGYPITPQNALPEYMAANLRRRNNGVFIQAESELAAINMVIGASAAGARVMTSSSSPGISLKQEGISFLAGMELPAVIVNMNRGGPGLGNIAPAQSDYFQSTRGGGHGDYRVIVLAPGSVQELIDATRRAFELADRYRTPVLILGDGMIGQLMEPVVLPEPIDPAQIPERSYTLSGASGRPKRLIKSLILDTAKMEEHNWKLFRKYEMISAEIADAETEFVEGAKLLVVAFGTAARIAKGAVKRARAEGMDVGLIRPLTLWPFPKKALAKASRSCSNFCVFEMNTGQMVEDVRLSVQEGTNVVFSGRPGGVVPTPIELYRAIARIHHRVKKGAAV
- a CDS encoding thiamine pyrophosphate-dependent enzyme; this translates as MSKVFSRPESLLDTPLHYCPGCGHSIIHRLIAEVIDELQIRERAILVPPAGCAVLAYNYLDVDAIEAAHGRASAVATGLKRLRPDCVVFTYQGDGDLAAIGIAESIHAANRSEKITVIYVNNAVYGMTGGQMAPTTMIGQKTTTTPFGRDVDQAGYPILICEMLSQLPGATYLERTSVHDAKHILRTRKAIKRAFEVQLAGQGFSLVEVLSPCPTNWHLTPAEAHRHVPEQMVKTFRLGVFREPGDGRVSC
- a CDS encoding 2-oxoacid:acceptor oxidoreductase family protein — its product is MLIKSIFSGFGGQGVLFMGYCLANSAMDQGLHTTYLPSYGAEVRGGTANCTVAVSDQEIASPVASEPDFVVAMNNPSLLRFQNHLITDGTLFLNQDLVDIEPTRDDVKIVRVPAVTIATQLGNQRGMNLVMFGAMIKHTGLVEYEVAERVVSRLFREKNEKLVEPNIEALRAGRNYDD
- a CDS encoding Zn-ribbon domain-containing OB-fold protein; this translates as MDDKYKDAFVVDGKLALPYQYFAGEIGSKFLIALRDEQKILGQRCERCDKVFIPPRKTCERCMSDLSEAWVEIGSQGEVTDFTVINYAEPYQPLEPPYVLALIKLDGADTPLTHLLCEVDPEQVVRGMRVEAQFADQREGSILDIKYFKPL
- a CDS encoding OB-fold domain-containing protein; the protein is MAESNVQQNLIVKRMILEIPQRFSTGPVMGRFLKELRDNKRIMANRCPKCGRFQLPPREVCAICRVEAVEFVEVGPEGVIQSYDLVYYASPDPLTGEARQAPYTTVNVLLDGVEGKDTLWHLLDETDPKKIKRGMRVRAIFNEQRSGSVTDIKHFKIIENE
- a CDS encoding thiolase family protein; the protein is MARRAAIVAVAQTSFERDKWYQRMQGMAWEVVKPMIDSTGLDFSEERGIGQVVTTSDDIFDARTISDNAMTDVIGAHYRCEEKVSQDGAQAVYYALASVLSGHQDLVMVVGHCKESQAKSRNMVTHLVFDPFFTRPVGLDHLAAEGIQARAYMDASGVSAEQLAQLVVRSRKNAQLNPSIKDLPEVNVEQVLQSPMLADPIRELMTYPVSDGAIGLIIAAEERVPEITDKPVWISGVGNCMDSFFLGERDLVGCFQLGKAAQKAYSMAGVSDPLSQVDLFEISDRHAYMLPQWAEGLGLCPQGAAAWLAAGGPDALNVNLSGGLLAGQPMILGGLARVAECTLQLRGEAGQRQVADAKRAVAHGITGPAGQMQTVVVLEG
- a CDS encoding long-chain-fatty-acid--CoA ligase, with the translated sequence MSLLDYFAEKTAQYADKPYLFFYGQELSYAQFADKVYRLAHGLRKLGIGKGDFVHILVENSPETLLSYFAIQHLGAVAGPINGWWKAEEIRYLLNDSKGSALIIGPHYLETLDKIRVHCPHLQTVIEIDGPTRSDHVSFESLIEDSPSERIAELVLDSDPAYIFYTSGTTGQPKGVLLSHRNVIADLEGVQDILNVPELCRVMIFLPLFHVNAMLSCVSSMQKGHAVILRTKFSAKDFWPTVEQYKVNFFSAVPAVYSILLKDPDRAKFDTSSLMFGICGAAPMPVQTFNDFERTFGIPIVEGYGLTEATCVSTLNPRDGIRKVGSIGLPISGQEVRIVDENNKEQPVGEPGEILIRGNAVMLSYYNRPEETAEAIDAEGCLHTGDVGYRDKDGYIFIVDRIKEMVIRGGENIYPKEIDNAIAANPKVLEAACVGVPDTDMGEEVKAFVVLRDGKQASEEEIRDWCAQHLAEFKVPRYVEFLERDFPRNPIGKVLKKDLKRWAVDGVPQLEQPQVEVADIFGTMEQRFNSERAGDFNGRVGYEITGEGGGSWTVSVIDSVCKVSEGIGEVDVRVMIAARDWIGLTLGTLDGMTAFGAGKIKAEGDLSLLMGLTKLFNPYQP